One Lepus europaeus isolate LE1 chromosome X, mLepTim1.pri, whole genome shotgun sequence genomic window carries:
- the LOC133752869 gene encoding transcription factor SPT20 homolog: protein MSALINALIKETRGSMFALLETVLSTCAQSLAHVRGRSHRARLSRPRSESQSHHSPPVSSAVARPPWSPCELPAISPDAGSDPRQRRTALAEEHPVSLLSRATARRQTTTHHAGFENPVVNLYPGSEGYSLMLRDAETPSPESIRLPYDQREFLEFLDAEELPPVLVDSLERARANVFHRGCVLAEVRDYRQCSKAGPPAYHSKHILLRPTMQTLLCDVQSVSSGHEEWTQEDKLTLESQLILATAEPLCLEPSVAVACATNRLLYNRQKMNTSPMRRCFRRCSESSLAQRQQQQLAPRPPVPEPRGSPGSGSREAGGAAPHSPDLRAPQAEGDLGAWKQAPGDLAVPSDVDVQKCTRGEGSFSSDDSPRTIWPAPEEDDCELAGEAGPGSWATKLSVMQSLNDPVFCDTAPQCKRAGCGDGLCPPLLPADPRAQGVLHGVRWMPGWRRSAAGPGLQESRLCRPAACCPSGSAAVSSPCSGKPLEEGMAGCAGRGSTRGQGVKRGAGQRRVRRKLSAGPRRPVSTLLPAGPTPAKSSQRPPATQVLARSSGGNVVNVGAVAPGVPAVVSDSVPAAGRLGAARASTAISGLTPSAGQLPSALPEATEPCPQAQVSLQLVLNSPATVLQLQLPCGSFILNLQQQPQQPQRPRRPRQPQRLQQPPPPQLCQVAVQQLQPPRASQPPQPVPQGSGPGAGQQVWALEAQQALLISIGQARGDVPPQTTVAGQLGPAQGRAGQSLPQQQSRLPSTLQPPGFQLRQQRRPVAPATAQEAQPCPQVRSTHQSKGKARRNSTAPPPS from the exons atgtcggcCCTGATTAATGCCCTTATAAAGGAGACCCGAGGGAGCATGTTTGCACTTCTG GAGACGGTTTTAAGCACGTGTGCACAAAGCCTGGCGCACGTCAGGGGCCGCAGTCACCGGGCAAGGCTATCCCGTCCACGCTCTGAGAGTCAGTCGCACCATTCCCCACCCGTCAGCAGCGCGGTGGCTCGGCCCCCGTGGAGCCCCTGCGAACTTCCTGCCATCAGCCCGGACGCGGGCTCTGACCCCCGTCAGAGGCGAACCGCGCTTGCAGAAGAGCATCCTGTCTCTCTGCTATCCCGAGCTACAGCCCGGCGACAGACTACGACGCACCACGCGGGTTTTGAAAATCC GGTGGTCAACCTGTACCCCGGAAGTGAGGGCTATTCTCTGATGCTCAGGGACGCCGAGACACCCTCTCCAGAAAGCATCCGGCTGCCTTACGACCAGCGGGAGTTCCTCGAGTTCCTGGATGCCGAAGAGTTGCCTCCCGTCTTGGTCGATAGCCTGGAAAGAGCTCGGGCTAACGTCTTTCACCGCGGCTGTGTCCTGGCGGAAGTCCGCGACTACAGGCAGTGCAGCAAGGCGGGGCCTCCCGCTTACCACAGCAAGCACATTCTCCTCCGCCCCACCATGCAGACTTTACTCTGTGACGTGCAGTCCGTGAGCAGCGGCCACGAGGAGTGGACCCAGGAGGACAAGCTCACCCTGGAGAGCCAGCTGATCCTAGCTACAGCAGAACCCCTGTGTCTGGAGCCCTCAGTGGCCGTGGCCTGCGCTACCAACCGCCTGCTGTACAACAGGCAGAAGATGAATACCAGCCCCATGAGGCGGTGCTTCAGGAGGTGTTCTGAGTCCTCGCTGGctcagcggcagcagcagcagctggcccCCCGTCCTCCCGTCCCTGAGCCCAGAGGATCGCCTGGGTCCGGAAGCCGGGAGGCCGGGGGAGCAGCTCCCCATTCGCCCGACCTGCGAGCTCCGCAGGCAGAAGGTGACCTAGGCGCGTGGAAACAGGCACCCGGCGACTTGGCTGTGCCTTCCGACGTGGACGTGCAGAAATGCACTCGAGGGGAAGGGTCTTTCAGCTCCGATGACTCCCCACGCACCATCTGGCCAGCTCCGGAGGAAGATGACTGTGAGCTCGCGGGGGAAGCCGGCCCCGGGTCCTGGGCCACGAAGCTGAGCGTCATGCAGTCGCTTAACGATCCCGTGTTCTGCGACACAGCCCCACAGTGTAAGCGAGCCGGGTGCGGAGATGGGCtgtgtcctcccctcctccccgcagACCCGCGTGCCCAGGGTGTCCTGCATGGTGTAAGGTGGATGCCCGGGTGGCGGCGGTCAGCAGCGGGCCCCGGGCTGCAGGAGAGCCGCCTGTGCAGGCCGGCGGCCTGTTGCCCCAGTGGCTCAGCGGCTGTCTCCTCACCCTGTTCGGGGAAGCCACTGGAAGAGGGCATGGCTGGCTGTGCGGGGCGGGGCTCCACGCGGGGACAGGGAGTGAAACGTGGGGCTGGCCAG CGCAGAGTTCGCAGGAAGTTGTCTGCAGGTCCCCGTCGACCAGTCAGCACGCTGCTTCCTgccggccccaccccagccaagTCATCGCAGAGACCCCCAGCCACCCAGGTCCTGGCCAGGTCCAGCGGCGGGAACGTCGTGAACGTGGGGGCCGTGGCCCCTGGAGTGCCGGCAGTGGTGAGTGACTCAGTGCCTGCTGCGGGCCGTCTCGGTGCAGCCCGGGCCAGCACAGCCATCAGTGGCCTGACACCCTCTGCAGGGCAGCTGCCGAGCGCACTGCCTGAGGCCACAGAGCCCTGTCCACAGGCCCAGGTGAGCCTTCAGCTGGTTTTAAACAGCCCTGCCACTGTGCTGCAGCTGCAGCTGCCGTGTGGCTCGTTCATTCTGAACttgcagcagcagccacagcagccacagcggccacgGCGGCCACGGCAGCCACAAAGGCTGCAGCAGCCGCCGCCACCCCAGCTCTGTCAGGTGGCTGTCCAACAGCTTCAGCCACCTAGGGCTTCTCAGCCCCCACAGCCCGTGCCCCAGGGCTCTGGCCCAGGCGCGGGCCAGCAGGTATGGGCTCTGGAGGCTCAGCAAGCCCTTCTCATCAGCATCGGCCAAGCCAGAGGTGATGTGCCGCCCCAGACAACCGTGGCGGGtcagcttggccctgcccagGGACGAGCTGGGCAGAGCCTCCCCCAGCAGCAGTCCCGGCTCCCCTCCACCTTGCAGCCGCCAGGGTTCCAACTGAGGCAGCAGCGCAGGCCCGTGGcaccagccacagcccaggaggCTCAGCCCTGTCCGCAGGTGAGGAGCACACACCAGTCCAAAGGGAAAGCCCGGAGGAACAGCACAGCGCCCCCGCCTTCCTGA